One region of Thunnus albacares chromosome 20, fThuAlb1.1, whole genome shotgun sequence genomic DNA includes:
- the LOC122971580 gene encoding uncharacterized protein LOC122971580, translated as MNKGSTAANGTACAARASGSNDKCSQMSKKVSNANHVSHTTQNGDFNKRQGPGHVRTLSQELREHPLLITSASSLTPRSHQRRWSADFCQCGTSPAITVKKTMKEPMPPQRGVSLLRPHTASRSSSKRHSCPPPEILRSPIHSSSSSSSISSCSSPPPVKTSDITGPDPLGWKLRPRNSSSSSSTSRQARAKRLSLQIPLPIILPDHKSSPDPQLDPTTKPKPALKAKPFRRRHSESSAFLRSLANPVPVVTLEELCNVHLRSVTYVNESDDVFNEGNDEEEQKEEKVTTQPCKTPPPVAEKTAMARQIAQLIAHSRQRQRRWPVTAKTNQEEHIYTSETQPEPKHSHQTEDHHSLHATKTGLRLDTSYDRERTTPRFLAEDSKRQEIETPSNSNTINYRGD; from the exons ATGAATAAAGGTTCGACTGCTGCTAATGGCACAGCCTGTGCAGCCCGTGCCAGTGGAAGCAATGATAAGTGTAGCCAGATGAGTAAAAAAGTGTCTAATGCAAACCATGTTAGCCACACAACACAGAACGGAGACTTTAATAAAAGACAAGGTCCAGGACATGTTAGAACACTCAGCCAGGAGCTCAGAGAACACCCTCTCTTAATAACCTCCGCCTCCAGCCTGACCCCACGTTCTCATCAGCGGCGCTGGTCAGCTGATTTTTGCCAGTGTGGGACCTCCCCCGCCATTACTGTGAAGAAGACCATGAAGGAACCAATGCCTCCTCAGCGTGGAGTATCCCTCCTCAGACCCCACACCGCATCCCGTTCTTCATCCAAACGCCACTCCTGCCCCCCCCCTGAGATCTTAAGGTCCCCAATTCActcgtcctcctcttcatcctccatctcttcctgctcctctcctcctcccgtCAAGACATCTGACATAACCGGCCCCGACCCTCTAGGCTGGAAGTTGCGTCCCAGGaacagctccagctccagctccacctCCCGCCAGGCTCGCGCAAAAAGGCTGTCTCTGCAGATCCCTCTTCCAATCATCCTTCCCGACCACAAATCTAGTCCTGACCCTCAACTTGACCCCACTACTAAACCCAAACCCGCCCTCAAAGCAAAACCATTCCGTCGCCGCCACTCCGAGTCATCAGCCTTTCTCAGATCCCTGGCGAACCCTGTGCCAGTGGTGACACTGGAGGAGCTCTGCAACGTCCACCTCCGCTCTGTCACCTATGTGAATGAGTCTGACGACGTCTTCAATGAAGGGAATGATGAGGAGGagcaaaaagaggagaaggtgaCCACTCAGCCATGCAAAACACCACCACCTGTTGCAGAAAAAACTGCTATGGCAAGACAAATAGCACAACTGATTGCTCATTCACGCCAACGCCAACGCCGATGGCCTGTCACAGCTAAAACTAACCAAGAGGAACACATTTACACCAGTGAGACACAGCCAGAACCTAAACATTCACACCAGACCGAGGACCATCACAGCCTGCATGCTACAAAAACTG GATTGCGTCTGGATACCAGCTATGACAGGGAGAGGACCACTCCACGCTTCCTGGCTGAGGACTCAAAGAGACAAGAAATTGAGACTCCTTCCAACTCCAACACCATTAATTATAGGGGGGATTGA